A genome region from Methylicorpusculum oleiharenae includes the following:
- a CDS encoding penicillin acylase family protein yields MTWRSIRYLRVWPGLLALGCAGLFFGQSQPEDNYLKLPGLPRAIEIVRDSHAVPHIYAGTADDAYFALGYLHAQDRLWQMDLNRRAGSGRLAEIFGSDALEQDRFMRVLGLRRAAEANLQQLDSATLASLQAYAQGVNAFLAHDSILPVEFYLTGAPRPEPWQPADSLVWLKNMAWRLSGNWWEELLNLSLQQRLSPEQFADLFPPYPGDAPRALPDVKNLYAELAPLAGKLLAQHREEAHKSIGSNNWLVDGSRTTSGKPLLANDPHLPLTAPSLWYFAHLHAPGLNAVGATLPGIPGILLGRNQRVAWSFTNTGPDSQDIFLEQPLPDQSNRYLTPTGSEAFTTLREIIKVKDQPDQELTIRVSRHGPVISDVDNDARQAVPNGMAAALSWVGLREDDATIRFMLNAGRAQSVSELKAFASDFHAPQQNIVYADADGNIGFVAAGRVPVRSPDNVLSGRLPAPGWLASYDWQGLIPFEQLPQQTASQDGKIVTANQKITPPAYPYFITSGWALPYRAERIGALLDSHAKHDVASFEAIQNDVANPFAAQLLPRLLTITVEELEAKQILQGLRDWDGRMADDSAQPLIFAEWIRQLAVTLYQDKLGDLYELVGDYQPQFLLQVLNNSHGGGGRWCAAANSGAALCDAEIKLALGAALTNLKRHYGDDPSQWRWGKAHVTVFKHHPFGQVPFLSSLFNVEGESAGGMDTVNVSGYRYDEDSGHYLGEAGAAFRAIYDLAEPENSVFILGTGQSGNPFSSHYRDMTSAWLQGGYVPLITDRERILSSAVERIHLRPD; encoded by the coding sequence ATGACATGGAGGTCTATCCGGTATTTGAGAGTATGGCCTGGTTTGTTGGCTCTAGGTTGTGCTGGGTTGTTTTTCGGGCAATCACAGCCCGAAGACAACTATCTCAAATTGCCGGGATTGCCCAGGGCAATAGAAATCGTCCGCGATAGCCATGCCGTGCCGCATATCTATGCCGGCACGGCCGACGATGCTTATTTCGCATTGGGCTATTTGCACGCCCAGGACAGACTTTGGCAAATGGATTTGAATCGCCGCGCCGGCTCCGGCCGTCTGGCGGAAATTTTCGGCAGCGACGCACTGGAACAAGACCGCTTCATGCGGGTGCTGGGTTTGCGCCGGGCAGCCGAGGCCAATCTGCAACAACTCGATTCGGCCACCCTCGCCAGTCTGCAAGCTTATGCGCAAGGCGTGAATGCCTTTCTGGCACATGACTCTATTTTGCCGGTCGAATTTTATTTGACCGGCGCACCGCGCCCCGAACCTTGGCAACCCGCCGATTCCCTGGTCTGGTTAAAAAACATGGCTTGGCGCCTGTCCGGCAACTGGTGGGAAGAATTACTTAATCTCAGTCTTCAGCAACGTTTGTCGCCGGAACAATTCGCCGACTTGTTTCCACCTTATCCGGGCGATGCGCCACGCGCACTACCCGATGTCAAAAATCTTTATGCCGAGTTAGCGCCGCTGGCCGGCAAATTGCTGGCACAACACCGCGAAGAAGCCCATAAAAGCATCGGCTCCAACAATTGGTTGGTCGACGGTAGTCGCACCACCAGCGGCAAGCCGTTACTGGCCAACGATCCGCATTTACCGCTCACAGCTCCTTCCCTCTGGTATTTCGCTCATCTGCACGCGCCTGGATTGAACGCCGTGGGCGCCACTTTGCCCGGCATACCGGGTATTTTATTGGGACGTAACCAGCGGGTTGCCTGGTCTTTCACCAACACCGGCCCGGACAGCCAGGATATTTTTCTTGAACAACCGCTGCCTGATCAGTCGAATCGGTATCTAACCCCCACCGGCTCGGAGGCCTTCACTACCCTCCGGGAAATCATCAAGGTCAAGGATCAGCCCGATCAGGAGCTGACAATTCGCGTTAGCCGCCATGGGCCGGTGATTTCCGACGTCGATAACGACGCCCGACAAGCCGTGCCGAACGGTATGGCGGCGGCGTTGAGCTGGGTGGGCTTACGCGAGGACGATGCCACCATTCGCTTCATGCTCAATGCCGGGCGGGCGCAATCCGTATCCGAACTGAAGGCATTTGCCAGCGATTTCCACGCACCGCAGCAGAATATCGTTTATGCCGATGCGGATGGCAACATCGGCTTTGTCGCGGCGGGGCGGGTGCCGGTGCGTAGCCCGGACAATGTCTTGAGCGGACGCTTGCCGGCGCCAGGTTGGCTGGCGAGCTATGACTGGCAGGGATTGATTCCCTTCGAACAACTGCCGCAGCAGACGGCCAGCCAAGACGGCAAGATCGTTACCGCCAACCAAAAAATCACACCGCCCGCTTACCCCTATTTCATAACCTCCGGCTGGGCGCTGCCTTATCGGGCCGAGCGGATTGGCGCCTTATTGGATAGTCACGCCAAGCATGACGTGGCGTCGTTTGAGGCCATTCAAAACGATGTCGCTAATCCGTTTGCGGCGCAATTGCTGCCCAGGCTGCTGACGATTACAGTCGAGGAGCTAGAGGCCAAGCAAATTTTACAGGGCCTACGCGATTGGGATGGGCGCATGGCCGACGACTCCGCGCAGCCCTTGATTTTTGCCGAATGGATCAGGCAACTTGCCGTCACTCTTTACCAGGATAAATTAGGCGATTTGTACGAGCTGGTCGGCGACTATCAACCGCAGTTTTTGCTGCAAGTGTTAAACAACAGTCACGGCGGCGGCGGGCGATGGTGCGCCGCCGCTAATTCCGGCGCGGCATTGTGCGATGCGGAAATCAAACTTGCTTTAGGGGCCGCACTGACCAACCTCAAGCGGCATTACGGCGACGACCCGTCGCAATGGCGTTGGGGCAAGGCGCATGTCACCGTCTTCAAGCATCACCCTTTCGGCCAGGTGCCTTTCCTCAGCTCGCTGTTCAATGTCGAAGGCGAAAGCGCCGGCGGCATGGATACCGTCAATGTGAGCGGCTACCGCTATGACGAAGATAGCGGTCACTACCTGGGCGAAGCGGGCGCAGCCTTTCGGGCGATTTACGATTTGGCCGAGCCGGAAAACTCGGTTTTCATCCTCGGGACCGGCCAGTCCGGTAACCCATTTTCCTCCCACTATCGGGACATGACTTCGGCTTGGTTGCAAGGCGGCTATGTGCCGTTAATAACCGACCGGGAACGCATTCTGAGCAGCGCCGTAGAACGTATCCACTTGCGACCCGATTAA
- a CDS encoding MbtH family protein, giving the protein MSIDSEDTVFQVVVNHEEQYSIWPDYKPVPNGWRTVGKSGVKKDCLEYIGQVWTDMRPLSLRQFMDSQTQ; this is encoded by the coding sequence ATGAGTATCGATAGCGAAGACACCGTGTTTCAAGTGGTGGTCAACCACGAAGAGCAATACTCGATCTGGCCCGATTACAAGCCGGTTCCCAACGGCTGGCGCACGGTCGGCAAATCCGGCGTCAAGAAAGACTGCCTTGAATACATCGGGCAAGTCTGGACCGACATGCGGCCATTGAGTTTGCGCCAGTTCATGGATAGCCAGACCCAATAA
- a CDS encoding multidrug ABC transporter permease/ATP-binding protein, with protein MNLIRLMFSQFRLPLLLVFTLSICSAGLAVWVIAYTNDHLLHPQSDIKTTLIEFASLLLAVFVIGTASQISMTTLGHRLVYQLRRTMVKRILDTHLERLEHLGPARLLASLNSDTNHLTSAFISLPAAVYGLVLNLGGFGYLYWLSERLFLATAGWMALTILIGWLLMRSTHARIDAARNIEDLLYEDYQAALFGRKELALNRERAKLFYEQEFELHAASGRDQEIAADIFNGINENWANIMILGAIALVFFLAHGVGWADHAVATTYSLTILFLRTSLTGLIAAIPSLIGGNVALDKLNSLQLPKYRSDFAGLPQALQPNWQALTFQGVRYRYPDTERGNRFSVGPLDFTLSAGEIVFLIGGNGSGKTTFTRLLTGLYQPQVGNILFNDIILREPDMPHYRRLFSTVFSDFHLFHHLLGAEGCDANPEKIAYWLELLALDRKVKVENGRLLDTRLSQGQRKRLALLVAILEDRPILVLDEWAADQDPGYRRRFYTELLPLLKALGKTVFAVTHDEHYFHVADRVLKMDEGHLHPFTTNNVNADTSLAAPAEIGAY; from the coding sequence ATGAATCTGATTCGATTGATGTTCAGCCAGTTCAGGCTGCCCTTATTGTTGGTGTTCACTCTGAGCATTTGCAGTGCCGGCCTGGCGGTTTGGGTCATCGCGTATACCAACGATCATTTGCTGCATCCGCAGTCCGATATAAAAACCACTCTGATCGAGTTCGCCAGCCTTTTACTGGCGGTGTTCGTCATAGGCACTGCCTCGCAAATCAGCATGACGACGCTGGGTCATCGGCTGGTCTATCAACTGCGCCGCACCATGGTCAAGCGCATACTCGACACCCATCTGGAAAGACTGGAACACCTTGGCCCCGCTCGATTGCTGGCCAGTCTCAACAGCGACACCAATCATTTGACCTCGGCTTTCATCAGTCTGCCTGCCGCCGTCTACGGCTTGGTATTGAATCTGGGGGGCTTCGGCTATTTGTACTGGCTTTCCGAGCGACTCTTCTTGGCGACGGCCGGATGGATGGCATTGACGATCCTTATCGGTTGGCTACTGATGCGTAGCACCCACGCCCGCATCGATGCGGCGCGCAATATCGAGGATTTATTGTACGAAGATTATCAAGCCGCACTGTTCGGTCGCAAAGAACTGGCCCTGAATAGGGAACGCGCCAAACTATTCTACGAACAGGAATTCGAACTACATGCTGCCAGCGGCCGCGACCAGGAAATTGCCGCCGACATCTTTAACGGCATCAACGAGAACTGGGCCAACATCATGATACTGGGGGCTATCGCCCTGGTGTTCTTCCTGGCGCACGGTGTCGGCTGGGCAGACCATGCGGTGGCGACGACTTATTCGTTGACCATCCTGTTTCTACGTACGTCGCTGACCGGCCTGATCGCCGCCATCCCCAGCCTGATCGGCGGTAATGTCGCGCTGGATAAACTCAACAGCTTACAGCTACCGAAATATCGGTCCGACTTCGCCGGCTTGCCTCAGGCCTTGCAGCCAAACTGGCAAGCCCTGACCTTCCAGGGCGTGCGCTACCGCTATCCTGACACCGAGCGCGGCAACCGCTTCTCGGTCGGCCCGCTCGACTTTACCCTGAGCGCCGGCGAAATCGTATTTCTGATCGGCGGCAACGGCAGCGGCAAAACCACCTTCACCCGTTTGCTGACCGGGTTATACCAGCCGCAGGTCGGCAACATTTTATTCAACGACATCATTCTGCGAGAACCCGATATGCCGCACTATCGCCGGCTGTTCTCCACGGTTTTTTCGGATTTTCATTTATTTCACCATCTGCTCGGCGCGGAGGGCTGCGACGCCAATCCGGAAAAAATTGCCTATTGGCTGGAGCTTTTGGCACTGGACCGTAAAGTCAAGGTCGAGAACGGCCGATTGCTGGACACCCGCCTATCCCAAGGCCAACGCAAGCGTCTGGCACTATTGGTGGCGATCCTGGAAGATCGGCCGATATTGGTGCTGGACGAATGGGCGGCGGATCAAGATCCGGGTTACCGCCGCCGCTTTTATACCGAACTCTTACCGCTACTGAAAGCATTGGGCAAAACCGTGTTCGCCGTCACCCACGACGAACACTATTTCCATGTCGCCGACCGCGTTCTGAAAATGGATGAAGGCCATTTGCACCCGTTTACCACCAATAACGTTAATGCCGACACATCACTAGCAGCGCCGGCAGAAATCGGCGCATATTGA
- a CDS encoding VPLPA-CTERM sorting domain-containing protein produces MKQLTLSLLLAAGLAGQSGLASADIANSPNPYSAAYGFDYPQQAVWGGWSRGDAGTVYAEWDSFNFDGQLLAGSYGLTGAQFGWDGGTSIDGNGNLANDTDSIFAYADIQGSVAQASEQVVRVAMQSEAWVAGSGDGVDYDNIWLNGLTPTFLGLTDTGNSVVVDSIEYALYQSLAIWDLDFAPTDDLYLFDLSAAAGTRIAQVAIDMAAVAQGAPISEAPVAVPLPGAAWMFMSALFGMLAVRRKSPLSPLSA; encoded by the coding sequence ATGAAACAATTAACTTTATCACTGCTGTTGGCTGCAGGATTAGCCGGACAGTCGGGTCTTGCCTCTGCGGACATCGCCAATTCCCCCAATCCTTACAGTGCCGCATACGGTTTCGATTATCCTCAACAAGCGGTGTGGGGAGGCTGGAGTCGCGGCGATGCCGGTACCGTTTATGCGGAATGGGACAGCTTCAATTTCGACGGTCAATTGTTGGCGGGCAGTTACGGCCTGACTGGCGCGCAGTTCGGTTGGGATGGCGGCACGAGCATCGACGGCAACGGCAATCTGGCTAACGATACCGATTCGATTTTCGCCTATGCCGATATACAAGGCAGCGTTGCGCAAGCCTCTGAGCAAGTGGTGCGGGTGGCGATGCAATCGGAAGCTTGGGTAGCAGGCAGCGGCGATGGTGTCGATTACGACAACATTTGGTTGAACGGCTTGACGCCCACATTCCTGGGCTTGACCGACACCGGTAACAGCGTTGTCGTCGACTCGATCGAATATGCCTTATATCAATCACTGGCCATCTGGGATCTGGATTTTGCACCGACAGACGATTTGTATTTGTTCGACTTGTCGGCGGCTGCGGGTACGCGCATCGCTCAAGTTGCGATTGACATGGCTGCGGTAGCGCAAGGCGCGCCGATTTCCGAAGCGCCGGTTGCTGTGCCGTTGCCTGGCGCCGCTTGGATGTTCATGTCCGCTTTGTTTGGTATGTTGGCGGTTAGACGTAAATCTCCGCTATCCCCATTATCGGCATAA
- a CDS encoding TauD/TfdA family dioxygenase, whose translation MNTDTLRIENLMPNSELPLLVRPLSHGMRLADAAEQLRHQVDSRLLQCGGFLFRDFIVETPAEFKAFAAGFGYPLLSYEFGSTPRTKVEEGVYTSTEYPPHQSIPLHNEQAYTREWPMKIWFYSALVAQQGGETPIADSREIYRRIDPHIRQRFSEKGLMYVRNFGNGLDVPWAQVFNSEDKAVVEAYCRDHDIVCEWKDDGELRTRQTCQAVAQHPITQDWVWFNQAHLFHVSNLEPEVRETLLEILDHEDLPRNVYYGDGSEIEDVILDEIRSVLDEQTISFPWQTGDVMMLDNMLAAHARSPFKGPRKVVVAMAEPYSHLHSQHSTL comes from the coding sequence ATGAATACAGACACTTTACGAATAGAAAATCTAATGCCGAACAGCGAGTTGCCGTTACTGGTTCGGCCTTTAAGCCATGGCATGCGTTTAGCCGATGCCGCCGAACAGTTGCGCCATCAGGTGGATAGCCGGCTATTGCAATGCGGGGGCTTTTTATTTCGGGATTTTATTGTCGAAACACCAGCTGAGTTTAAGGCGTTTGCCGCCGGCTTTGGTTATCCGCTGCTGAGCTACGAATTCGGCTCGACGCCGCGTACCAAAGTCGAAGAAGGCGTATATACCTCGACCGAATACCCGCCGCACCAGTCGATTCCGTTACATAACGAACAAGCCTATACTCGCGAATGGCCGATGAAGATCTGGTTTTACAGTGCATTAGTCGCGCAACAGGGTGGTGAAACGCCGATTGCGGATAGCCGGGAAATCTACCGCCGCATCGATCCGCATATTCGCCAGCGCTTCAGCGAAAAAGGCCTGATGTACGTCCGCAATTTCGGCAACGGCCTGGACGTGCCGTGGGCCCAAGTATTCAATAGCGAAGACAAAGCAGTGGTTGAAGCCTATTGCCGTGACCATGACATAGTCTGCGAATGGAAGGACGATGGCGAATTGCGTACCCGGCAAACTTGCCAGGCCGTCGCGCAACATCCTATCACCCAGGATTGGGTCTGGTTCAATCAAGCCCATCTGTTCCATGTTTCCAATCTGGAGCCGGAAGTACGCGAAACGCTGCTGGAGATACTCGATCACGAGGACCTGCCGCGCAACGTGTATTACGGCGATGGATCTGAAATCGAGGACGTCATACTCGACGAAATTCGCAGCGTGCTTGATGAACAGACCATTAGTTTTCCTTGGCAAACCGGCGACGTGATGATGCTGGATAACATGCTGGCCGCCCATGCCCGCTCGCCATTCAAAGGGCCGCGTAAGGTGGTGGTCGCGATGGCCGAGCCTTACTCCCATCTGCATTCCCAACATTCAACCCTATAA
- a CDS encoding lysine N(6)-hydroxylase/L-ornithine N(5)-oxygenase family protein yields MRPFISPSSQDTAMNDNLDLAGIGIGPFNLSLAALLSKVPQCRARFFERRDSFNWHPGMMLPGTQMQTSYLKDLVTPVDPSSPYGFLSYLVKKGRFYRFINAEYPRVRRVEFADYLRWVAEQLPNLSFGTGVDSIEFAQNGFKLSGNGLDGVHSRHLVVATGMRPNIATWVERYVGEQCLHSHHYVTADFSVTGKRVAIIGGGQSGAEIFLDLMAGKRGRADEITWISRRPNLEPLDETAFINEYFTPDYVRHFHKLPEQRKPPIVSSHKLTGDGVSPATLQVLSQYLYDTDFLNSDTTPYAILPYREVHLMGRDKGGYHLHMRNGFNNDDEAVVADMIILATGYHYQLPACLSAIIDRLDLDEEGFPRLREDYSVAWDGPEQHRIYLQNAGRNSHGVADAQLSLAAWRSAMIINSLLENPVYDVDPCSTALKWVRNTPDQIESDASTLETEKIYRVG; encoded by the coding sequence ATGCGACCTTTTATTTCACCATCATCACAGGACACAGCAATGAACGACAATCTTGATCTGGCCGGTATCGGCATCGGGCCATTTAATCTCAGTCTGGCGGCTTTGCTATCCAAGGTACCGCAATGCCGGGCTCGATTTTTCGAACGCCGCGACAGTTTCAACTGGCATCCGGGCATGATGTTGCCTGGCACTCAGATGCAAACCTCGTATTTGAAAGATCTGGTCACTCCCGTCGACCCCAGCAGTCCGTATGGTTTTCTGTCCTATCTGGTCAAGAAAGGCCGATTTTACCGCTTTATCAACGCCGAGTATCCCAGGGTGCGGCGAGTCGAATTTGCCGATTATCTACGCTGGGTGGCGGAACAATTGCCGAATCTCAGTTTCGGAACCGGCGTGGATAGCATCGAGTTCGCGCAGAACGGCTTCAAACTGAGCGGCAATGGTTTGGATGGGGTGCATAGCCGCCATTTGGTGGTGGCGACCGGCATGCGGCCCAATATCGCGACTTGGGTCGAGCGTTATGTCGGCGAACAATGCTTACATAGTCATCATTACGTGACCGCCGATTTTTCAGTAACCGGCAAACGCGTTGCCATCATCGGCGGCGGGCAAAGCGGCGCGGAAATATTTTTGGATTTGATGGCGGGTAAGCGGGGCCGGGCTGACGAGATTACCTGGATCAGCCGCCGGCCGAATCTGGAGCCATTGGACGAAACCGCCTTCATCAACGAGTACTTCACGCCCGATTACGTTCGCCATTTCCATAAGCTGCCGGAACAGCGCAAGCCGCCTATCGTCAGCTCGCATAAACTGACCGGCGACGGTGTCTCACCCGCAACCTTGCAAGTCTTGTCGCAATATTTGTACGACACGGATTTTCTCAATAGCGATACGACGCCGTACGCCATTCTCCCGTATCGTGAGGTGCATCTGATGGGCCGTGACAAGGGCGGCTACCATCTGCATATGCGCAATGGGTTCAATAATGATGACGAGGCGGTGGTTGCGGACATGATCATCCTGGCGACAGGCTATCACTACCAATTGCCGGCGTGTCTCAGTGCGATTATCGATCGGCTCGATCTCGACGAAGAAGGTTTTCCGCGCTTGCGGGAGGATTACAGCGTCGCCTGGGATGGCCCTGAGCAACATCGTATTTATCTGCAGAACGCCGGCCGTAACAGCCACGGCGTCGCCGACGCCCAACTCAGCCTGGCGGCCTGGCGATCGGCCATGATCATCAATAGTCTGCTGGAAAATCCGGTTTACGACGTCGATCCTTGTTCAACGGCATTGAAATGGGTAAGGAATACACCGGATCAAATCGAAAGCGATGCAAGCACTTTAGAGACCGAGAAGATTTATCGGGTGGGTTGA
- a CDS encoding DUF6686 family protein: MTKKPCTHEYLANSDTGKVLICRDCGVVHLHMPNMSLRFDVEQFAEFAAMMTTASKRLGHESAETTRKRPTLTLVH, from the coding sequence ATGACTAAAAAACCTTGCACCCATGAATATCTGGCCAATAGCGATACAGGCAAAGTGCTGATTTGCCGGGACTGCGGCGTCGTGCATCTGCACATGCCGAACATGTCTTTGCGTTTCGACGTGGAGCAATTTGCCGAATTCGCAGCCATGATGACAACCGCATCGAAACGATTGGGACATGAATCGGCAGAGACGACCAGAAAACGTCCGACACTGACCCTGGTCCATTAA
- a CDS encoding ISAzo13 family transposase, whose amino-acid sequence MKDFFNSLSEKDSRRYAAVEAQKLGRSGLCYIAKVLGCSRTTLYAGLKELGTLPEKKQDSRIRRKGAGRKGYEETHAGLDEAFLEILKDDIAGDPMNEKTRWTQLTHDDMKQRLSAQFAIQVSSTVIKKLLKKHGFKRRKAQKKETMKKVAGRNDQFKRIAELKALYQAAGDPVISMDTKKKEYLGNFYRDGRLYTTEAVIVNDHDFNSFATGVVIPHGIYDVQLNKAAINLGISRDTGEFACDSFRLWWYAQGKQDYPQARSILLLCDGGGSNSCHQYLFKQDLQRLANEIGVEIRVAHYPAYCSKYNPIEHRLFPHVTRACQGVVFTSIERVKKLIERTKTKKGLQVFVNVIETIYETGRKVCERFKNDMPIIFDCLLPKWNYRAIPQNA is encoded by the coding sequence ATGAAAGATTTCTTCAATAGCTTGTCGGAAAAAGACAGTCGCCGTTATGCGGCAGTCGAAGCTCAGAAACTGGGTCGTTCCGGTCTGTGTTATATAGCCAAGGTTTTGGGCTGTTCTCGTACGACGCTCTATGCGGGGCTAAAAGAACTGGGAACACTGCCTGAAAAAAAACAGGATTCCCGCATTCGTCGTAAGGGCGCAGGCCGTAAAGGCTATGAAGAAACTCATGCCGGTCTTGATGAGGCGTTTTTAGAGATCTTAAAAGATGATATTGCCGGTGATCCAATGAATGAAAAAACGCGCTGGACACAGTTGACCCATGATGACATGAAGCAGCGCTTATCAGCACAATTCGCTATTCAGGTCAGTTCGACAGTCATCAAGAAGCTCCTTAAAAAGCATGGTTTTAAACGTCGAAAAGCCCAGAAAAAAGAAACCATGAAAAAAGTTGCGGGACGTAATGATCAGTTCAAACGCATCGCTGAATTGAAAGCACTTTACCAAGCTGCCGGGGATCCTGTTATTAGCATGGATACTAAAAAGAAAGAGTATTTAGGGAATTTTTATCGTGATGGCAGGCTTTACACCACTGAAGCAGTTATCGTGAATGATCACGACTTTAATAGCTTTGCCACCGGCGTTGTTATTCCTCATGGCATTTACGATGTCCAACTCAATAAAGCCGCCATCAATCTCGGCATCAGTCGCGATACCGGTGAGTTTGCTTGTGATAGTTTTAGGTTATGGTGGTATGCCCAAGGAAAACAAGACTATCCTCAGGCCCGCTCTATCTTGTTATTGTGTGATGGCGGTGGTAGCAATAGCTGTCACCAGTACCTGTTCAAACAGGACTTACAGCGGTTAGCGAACGAAATTGGGGTTGAGATTCGCGTGGCTCATTACCCGGCTTATTGTTCTAAATATAATCCAATTGAGCATCGCCTTTTCCCGCATGTAACACGAGCATGTCAAGGCGTGGTGTTTACCAGCATTGAACGCGTTAAGAAATTGATAGAGCGAACTAAAACTAAAAAAGGCTTACAAGTTTTCGTTAATGTGATTGAGACTATTTATGAAACCGGGCGTAAAGTGTGCGAGCGTTTTAAAAATGACATGCCAATAATATTTGACTGCCTTTTACCTAAATGGAATTATCGAGCCATCCCTCAAAACGCTTGA
- a CDS encoding GNAT family N-acetyltransferase, which yields MNPNILKQTLPDGRHVDLQHAEAELLMTVDEQHSALFQLTSSLENLSALQLIELAGVDRDSSVPVLVAALHVLFDSQPQLLEIELSLAGHGELIAALVASGAATRSGEVSESVISRRGMLRQMVELYLSQSSACAFPLHYTVTDGKRHPLRAPVAIGEVYRRYLPEQGLSLSLRTVDPETDLDTFHAWHNNPRVSAFWELEGSKDMHREYLQKVTTDAHMHPVFGCFDGEPFGYFEIYWAKEDRIAPYYEVDDYDRGVHMLVGEERWRGPQRVAAWLPSLAHFMFLDDPRTRNVVAEPRADNAKMIGYMQQAGFCKPKEFDFPHKRAALMMLSREAFFDQFCV from the coding sequence ATGAATCCGAATATTTTGAAACAAACTTTGCCCGATGGGCGGCATGTAGACTTACAACACGCCGAAGCCGAGTTGTTAATGACCGTTGATGAACAGCATAGCGCGTTATTTCAACTCACTTCGAGTCTGGAGAATCTGTCTGCACTACAGCTGATAGAGCTTGCTGGGGTTGATCGCGATTCCAGCGTTCCCGTGTTGGTTGCGGCGTTACATGTCTTGTTCGACAGTCAGCCGCAATTATTGGAAATTGAACTGTCGCTGGCCGGGCATGGCGAGTTGATTGCAGCGCTGGTTGCAAGCGGCGCCGCGACCCGGTCCGGCGAGGTAAGCGAATCGGTTATCAGCCGCCGCGGCATGCTGCGCCAGATGGTTGAGCTCTACCTGTCTCAATCTAGCGCCTGTGCGTTTCCGTTGCACTACACGGTCACTGACGGTAAACGTCATCCGTTGCGTGCGCCGGTTGCAATTGGCGAGGTTTACCGCCGCTATTTGCCGGAACAGGGCTTGTCGCTGTCCTTACGTACCGTAGACCCCGAAACGGATTTGGACACTTTCCACGCCTGGCATAACAATCCTCGGGTTTCCGCATTCTGGGAATTGGAAGGCAGCAAGGACATGCACCGGGAATATTTGCAAAAAGTCACGACCGATGCCCATATGCATCCGGTTTTTGGTTGTTTCGACGGCGAGCCGTTCGGCTATTTCGAGATTTACTGGGCCAAGGAAGATCGCATCGCGCCGTATTACGAGGTCGACGATTACGATCGCGGTGTGCATATGTTGGTCGGCGAAGAGCGTTGGCGCGGGCCGCAGCGGGTAGCCGCCTGGTTGCCGTCCCTGGCGCACTTCATGTTTCTAGACGACCCGCGCACCCGTAACGTTGTCGCCGAGCCGCGTGCCGACAACGCCAAAATGATCGGGTACATGCAGCAGGCCGGATTTTGCAAACCCAAGGAATTCGATTTTCCCCACAAGCGTGCCGCGCTGATGATGCTGTCGCGGGAAGCTTTTTTCGATCAATTTTGCGTTTAA
- a CDS encoding thioesterase II family protein, whose product MRLFCFPYAGASAVTYQRWRRKVPDWLEIKPVELPGRGSKMLEPLAADWETLSATLIREIASDLSQPYALFGHSLGALVAFEVAHGLQWRGLSLPATLIVSGTHAPSRRDKQRFEQLDSDAELLSEMQRLNGTDAAILANKELMDLTLPVLRADFKLCARYRRQVRPLLPMPLHVFAGSDDETSDDTLRAWQMETTADFSLHYFSGDHFFIQSQEQAVLASLCRHLQPYSAAAQRYAGLYANGLPGVCLGEATIGTS is encoded by the coding sequence ATGCGCTTGTTTTGTTTTCCTTATGCCGGTGCCAGCGCAGTGACCTATCAGCGCTGGCGGCGGAAAGTGCCGGATTGGCTGGAAATCAAACCAGTGGAATTGCCGGGGCGCGGAAGTAAAATGTTAGAGCCTTTGGCCGCCGATTGGGAGACATTGAGCGCAACGTTAATTCGGGAGATCGCCAGCGACCTTAGTCAGCCTTACGCACTGTTCGGGCATAGCTTGGGTGCGCTGGTTGCGTTCGAAGTGGCTCACGGCCTGCAGTGGCGGGGTTTGTCGCTGCCGGCCACGTTGATCGTCTCCGGCACTCATGCACCCAGTCGCCGCGATAAGCAACGTTTCGAACAATTGGATAGCGATGCTGAGTTGCTGTCGGAAATGCAGCGTTTGAATGGCACCGATGCAGCGATATTGGCCAACAAGGAATTGATGGACTTGACTTTGCCGGTGTTGCGAGCGGACTTCAAATTATGCGCCCGCTACCGGCGTCAAGTTCGGCCATTGCTGCCGATGCCTCTACATGTTTTCGCCGGCAGCGACGATGAAACCAGCGACGACACGCTCAGGGCCTGGCAAATGGAAACCACGGCTGATTTTTCATTGCACTATTTTAGCGGCGACCATTTTTTTATTCAAAGCCAGGAGCAGGCGGTGTTGGCAAGTTTGTGTCGCCATTTACAGCCGTATTCCGCTGCAGCCCAGCGCTATGCCGGTCTTTATGCAAACGGGCTTCCGGGTGTTTGTCTTGGGGAAGCGACGATAGGGACATCGTAG